The Macadamia integrifolia cultivar HAES 741 chromosome 3, SCU_Mint_v3, whole genome shotgun sequence genome segment attctagggttcttgggACCGATTCTTGTTTTTAAACCACAAAAAAGGATTAAATTTTAGGTGATGAATGACATGTCCGAACTGCCTTCCAAACAGATTGAGGAGGGGGAAAGGTGGATTCTCATCTACTCTGCCTAGAGGACTCTCTCTCTAGCTTGTCTGAGATTACATTGCAAGTGGTATGAGGACTTTACTGAAAATCTCCCATCTCTAGTTGCACACCGCACTCTGCAATCCTCCTTTGGGAAGAGAGGGAGTTGAATACGAAGTATAACATTCAATTCTTATCTTCATAACTGAACCATCTATCTAAGAGATCAGATTTCTATCTCCTAGAATCATGGTCTATAATATCAGCCACCACTTGAATAGGTCTGGAGCAGGTTGTTGTTGGATGTGAAAGTCTGGGAGAGATAGAACCACTTATCCCGCCAAATGTTGATTTTAGTCTAAAAACCGACTTTCCATATTAGGCCTTTCTCCATAATGCGCCTCCGTTCAAGAATACTCCTCCATGCCCAAGAGAAATCATTACCAAGCTTGGCCTCTAGGAACTCCACCTTTGGAAAATTAAGAGATTTCGTAAATTTGGCCCAAACGTATGTGGCTCTTCCGATACGGCGATATTTTGAAGCGATGGGTCGCTAAGCCAATGCCTTTACAATAGATTGACATAATCTCTTAATAATTTAATAGCATGAAAGAGTTGGAAACACCAAAATCCGTCAGAAGCCCAAGTATTTGGCTGGCCCGTCTTAATTGGAAAGAAAACTAaggatctggctcctctccaatgCGCCCAATGCCCCAATGTGTATCAAACCATTGGGAAGACCCAAGGAATTCATACATGCAGAATGGATAATTGGACAGAAAACTAAGAATATGGCTCCTCTCCAATGCACCCAATGCCCCAATGTGTATCAGACGACTGGGAGGACCTTGGCATGTACCCCCAGGTCCTCCCAACCTTTCGATGCACATTGGGCAGGTTGGGGTATTGGAGAGGACCCTAAATACTGCTAGGGTCCTCATAGGTCTTGGGGTCAACAAAAAATACTGTTCATATTGCATTGGTCATAGTTGGTATATGTCGTTATCTCTGTaattctcacatgaaatgacctcattGCTATCCAATGTGTGCATCTtaaggttaaaaaaatcaatgaattgGACTGAGGATCGGCTCAATTTTTGCTATTCGGAATCAGAATATTTCACCCAAGATTCCCCTGACTCGATGGGTTTTCAGGTCAAACAaccgattctagggttcttggACTGATTCTGAGCGATCTGAACTTGAGTTTACAGGGACCGATTCCATCACCGATCCCTGTTTTTTAAACACTGGCTATCTATTCTTATTTCCCTCTcctttggaattggaattgtGAACGGCGTCGGTTAAATATTCGTCCCGCGGAGTTTCCACTTTCCACTGCAGCTTCTCTCCGTCCGTTctctgaaacaaaaaaaatctgtaAGGAGACGCTCCTCTGGATCTGGCACTGAAGAGAGTTGGATTCTATCCTTCACTGGGGAAGGAAGATTCTCTGGGTAGTGTTCAACAGGAAACCGTACAAAAGTCAATGAAAGGTGTAAGCGAGTTAATTCGTACTACAAGACAAGAATGCAGAAGTTGGGGAAGGTTCCCtcaaggtcaaggtcaaggtcaagctAATATTTTGAAGCTTTACTCAAGAATCACTAGTGATATATGTCATCGCAATAGTTTATCTGCAATCTGAAGCTTCAATTGAATCAAAATCCTATTTTTTGGGTAAGGTTTTGAGGGTTTTCGAATTGGGATTGAAGATGGCTTTGCAATTTTTTGCAGGAATTGCGCTGGGTCCATTAGCACAGGAGTTACTTAATTTGATTAAGGATACCACTGTTAAGATCATCCATTTCAGAAAATATCTTCAGAAGCTTCAGTCCACACTCGAAACCCTCATTCCTCTGATCGAGATAGCTGAAAAGATGAAAGATCGCCCAAAGACCCATATCCAGGAAATGAGGGTTGTGttggagaaagggaaagagcTTGTGATCAAGTGTTCGAATGTTCGAACAACGAACTACTTTAAAAGGTGGTGGTATTCGAAGAAAATCCTCAATTTGGAACAAGATTTGCTTCAGTTCTTTCAGATGATCGTGCCTGCGGATACCTTGCGCATCGTTCTAATGATCCTGGCTGAagcgaaagagagagaatcttcGGAATCAGGATTTGCATGTGTTGTTCCTGTCCCTGACACGACTTTTGGACTGGATTCGCCTATGGAGAAATTGAAGCATCAGTTGTTGTTTGAAAAGGATGTGAGGATTATTGGGTTGTGTGCTGCTGGTGGTTCTGGGAAGACTACGTTAGCTGCCAAGCTTTGCCGAGATGAAGATGTGAAAGGTATGAAATTCTGAAACTGCTGAAAGCACTTCTACTTGTTGAATCCCCAACCATTTTCTTCTCGTTGGTATGTGACTATGTGCTACTGTAAGTGATTTTGTTTAGCTGATCTTTCTGTTTTTATTCTGTACTGGGAAAAGTGAACCCTTCAGGATTCATGATGCTTTTACATGCAAAGTGCAGTGAGAAACGGGTATTAGGAGCACGGTTTGAGGAATCAGACCTGTATCGGCCGTCTGATCCCAACTCTTGGCCGATACCATATACTGTATCGCTGGATCAGTCGATCAGTACAGATGAAGGTTAATAAGGTAAAAGAAAACCGGGTTTTTAAATGATAATGGGGGTATTTCTGTCCGATCTGGGGCCAATTTGGATTGAGATTGGATCATTATCGGCACTGTTTAATCCCGAGACCGATCCCGGTATCTTAAATCATGACTGAGAGAGAGGAAATGGGGGAACTCAGAAAACAGTGACTCAGAGATCGAGAGATTTTTTTCTAGAAATGTTCAAAGGGGAGAGGAATGGAAGAGAGTGAGCGATGAGAACGTTGCTTCATAGTTAAATGAATCAGACGAGACTGGGTGAACACAGGTAGATCAGAAGGTTCAGAACTAGCGATTATGAAGCTTAAACTCtggtttttttgggtgaaaatgtACCTTAAAATTTAGAGCACTCATAACCTTTGGGTCAAAATTCCAAACCCACAGGTCATTCCATATTTAATTGGCCGGTTTTCATAGTTTTGTTGCAAATCATTCAAATAGGCTATGATAACCAGTTTACCAAGGTCACACTGGGTCAGACCTGAATGATCATTTGAATGGTTTAGTCTCCTGTCTGGCTTTTTAAAAGTATATTATCCGAAGCTGAGGAACTTTCTTTATTATGGGTTGTGGGTGGGCTAGGAAGGATGACGAGGGGTGCATTGTTGGGCTTCTAAACAAGGTCCAGTTGTGCTTCTCTGGTTGCCTCACTAAGTGTTGTAACCCggtagtcactgagagggggtgaatcagtgagtctaattccgATCTCCAAAACTTGTTCGATATCTGAAACGGAAAACCCTGATACACCTGTCCCTGttcctgtttgcacacagtcgtatgcacactcagtttctcataggcacttccaagtgtgcacacccattcggCATTTCATgcact includes the following:
- the LOC122074968 gene encoding protein DA1-related 5-like isoform X2, producing the protein MKGVSELIRTTRQECRSWGRFPQGQGIALGPLAQELLNLIKDTTVKIIHFRKYLQKLQSTLETLIPLIEIAEKMKDRPKTHIQEMRVVLEKGKELVIKCSNVRTTNYFKRWWYSKKILNLEQDLLQFFQMIVPADTLRIVLMILAEAKERESSESGFACVVPVPDTTFGLDSPMEKLKHQLLFEKDVRIIGLCAAGGSGKTTLAAKLCRDEDVKGMKF
- the LOC122074968 gene encoding protein DA1-related 5-like isoform X1 produces the protein MKGVSELIRTTRQECRSWGRFPQGQGQGIALGPLAQELLNLIKDTTVKIIHFRKYLQKLQSTLETLIPLIEIAEKMKDRPKTHIQEMRVVLEKGKELVIKCSNVRTTNYFKRWWYSKKILNLEQDLLQFFQMIVPADTLRIVLMILAEAKERESSESGFACVVPVPDTTFGLDSPMEKLKHQLLFEKDVRIIGLCAAGGSGKTTLAAKLCRDEDVKGMKF